Genomic DNA from Alphaproteobacteria bacterium PA2:
GGTCGCCAGCTGCTCCATGGCGGCCGGACGGCGGGTGTCCAGGGAGGCCAGAAGGACCTTCTTGCGTTCCCGCGACAGCCTCAGGGCCAGCTTGCCGGCCGTCGTGGTCTTACCCGAGCCCTGCAGACCGGCCATCATGATGACGGTGGGCGGGTTCAGGCTGATGTTCAGGGGTTCGGCGGTCTCGCCGCCCAGCATTTCAACCAGGCCGTCATAGGTGATCTTGACCACCTGATCGGCGGGGCGGACCGAGCGGATCACTTCCTCGCCGGCGGCCCGTTCCTTGGCCCTGGCGATGAACTGCCGCACCACCGGAAGGGCGACGTCGGCCTCGAGCAGGGCGAGGCGGACTTCCTTCAGGGCTTCATCAATGTCCTTTTCCGACAGCACCCCGCGACCGGACAACCGGTCGAAGACGGAGGACAGTTTATCGGTCAGGGCGTCGAACAAGTGGGCCTCATCAGTGTGGCCCAAACGCAATCGACCCCCGTGGACGATCACGTCGACGGGGGGCCTCGCCGTCCTCGTCCTGCCATGAGACGGCAGGGGTCGTGACGGTGGAGGGCGCGATTGCTTTGCGCCGGAAGGGGCGGTCCATGCACGAAACCCGCCGGAAGGTCAAGGATTTGCAGACTCGCCGGCCGGCTACAGGCATTGACTGCAGCCGGCCGGCGGCCCGGAACCCGCCTAGGACGTGGGGAAGCCCTTGTCCCGCAGATAGGCCTTCACGTCCGGATCGCGACCGCGGAAGGCCCGGTACTGGTCAGCCGGATCCACGGTGTTTCCCCGGCTCATGATCTTGTCATGCAGGCGCTTGGCCACCGCCTTGTCATAGGGACCTCCCGCCTCGGTGAAGGCCTCGAAGGCGTCATGATCCAGCACCTCTGACCAGAGATAGCTGTAATAGCCGGCTGAATAGCTGTCGCTGGCGAAGATGTGCTGGAACTGGGGAGTCCGGTGCCGCATGGGCAGTTCCGACGGCATGCCCAGCTTGGCCAGCTCGTCCTTTTCAAAGGCGCGGGGATCAATGTCGGCGTCGCCCGCCAGGTGCAGCTTCATGTCGATGAGGGCGGAGGCCAGGAATTCCGTGACCTCAAAGCCCTTGCGGAAGGTGTGGGCCTTTTCGATCTTGGCGACCAGGTCCTTGGGTATCGCCTTGCCGGTTTTGTAGTGCAGGGCGAACTGGTTCAGGACCTCCGGGGTCGCAAGCCACTTCTCGTTCACCTGGCTGGGGAACTCCACATAGTCGCGCGAGACATTGGTGCCGGAAAGCGTCGGGTAGACCACGCTGGAATTCAGGCCGTGCAGGGCGTGGCCGAACTCGTGGAACATGGTGGTGGCGTCATCCCATGACACCAGGACCGGCTCGCCAGGCGCCGCCTCCACGAAGTTGGAATTGTTCGAGACAATGGTCGTGACCACGCCATTGAAGGTGCTCTGCTCCCGATAGGCGTTCATCCAGGCGCCGGACCGTTTGCCCGACCGGGCATAGGGGTCGAAGTACCAGAGGCCGCGGTGCTTGCCGTCCGCGCTGCGGACTTCCCAGATCTTGATGTCCGGATGGGCCACGGGCAGGCCGGTCACCGGGTGGAAGGTCAGGCCATAGAGCTGACCGGCGGCCCAGTGCATGCCCTCGCGAAGCTTGTCGAGTTGGAGGTATTCCTTCACCTCGTTCATATCGAGGTCGTACTTCGCCGTCCGGACCTTTTCGGCATAATAGCGATAGTCCCAGGGCGCGATCTTGACGCCGGCCTTTTCGCTGTCGGCGATGGCCTGCATTTCCGCCACTTCCTCGCGGACCCGGGCAATGGCTGAAGGCCAGACCCGCATCATCAGGTCCATGGTGTTTTCAGGCGTCTTGGCCATGGCGTCGGCCACCCGCCAGTGAGCGTGGGTGGGGAAGCCCAGAAGCTTTGCGCGCTCGGCCCGCAACTTGAGGATCTTCCTTATGACCCCATTATTATCCTTGGCGTCATTGTTGTCGCCGCGGCTGTAATAGGTCCGCCAGACCTTCTCGCGCAGGTCGCGCTTGTCGGAATAGGTCAGGAAGGGGTCCATGGAAGAGCGGGTGTTGAGCACGGCCCACTGACCCTTCTTGCCCCTCTGTTCAGCCGCCGAGGCCATGGCGGCCTTCACGTCGGCGGGCAGGCCGGCCAGGTCAGATTCCGAGGTCAGGAACAGGACGTAGTCGGTTTCATCCGCCAGGAGGTTCTGGCTGAAGGTGGTGAAATAGCCGGCCAGTTCCTGGTTGATCTCTGCGACCCGGGCCTTGTCCTTCGTCGACAGGTTGGCGCCCGCCCGGGTGAACCGGTTCCAGTATACCCAGACCAGCCTTTGCTGCTCGGGGGTCAGGGACGCGCGCGCCGCATAGATCGCATTGATCCGGGCGAACAGTTCAGGGTTCTGGACGATCTTGTCATAGTGAGCCGCCAGCAGGGGCTCTACGGTGGTTTCCACCTGCTGGACTTCCGGGGTCGAGAGGGTGCTGCTCCAGATCCCGTAAAAGGTCCCGACCCGGAGACTGGTCTGGCCCGATTTTTCCAGGGCGACGATGGTGTTTTCGAAGGTCGGCTTGGCCTTGTTGCCGGCAATGGCGGAAATCTCGGCCAGTTCCGCGGCCATGGCCTGCTTCAGGGCCGGGACGAAGTCAGACACCTTGACCTTGTCAAAGGCCGGGACCCCGCCGAATGGGCCGGTCCAGGGCTGGGTCATGGGGATTGTCGCCGCCAGGGCGCCCTTGGGCAGGGCCGAGGTGGCGGCGAGGGCGGCGGATGCCGCCAGGAAGCTGCGCCTTTGCATGGAAACTCCAAACTGATCCGGGTTGCGGCGGTAGGCCGCGATTGACGACAGACTAGCGGGGCTTTTCGCCGCCGTCACATGTCCGAAAATTCATTTTCGGCGTGGTCGGGCCGCTGCGTCTGGCTACCTCTGGTCTTGGGGCTTCAGGTCCGGTAATCCGGGAGCATGGCGATAGGCGTTTTTGATTCCGGAATCGGCGGTCTGACCGTCCATCGAAAGCTTGTGGACCGGCTTCCGCAGGCCGACCTGATCTATCTCGCCGACCAGGCCAACACGCCGTATGGCGGCAAGGATGGCGAGGCCATTGTCGACCTGACCCGCGCCGGGTGTGAGCGGCTGTTTTCAGCAGGCTGCGACCTGGTTGTCCTGGCCTGCAACACGGCCTCGGCCATCGCCCTTCGTCGGCTCCAGCAGACCTGGCTTCCTGGTTATCGCCGGGAACTTGACCGCCCGGTGAATGTGCTGGGCATTATCGTGCCTACCATCGAGGCCGCCACTGGCATGCCCTGGGAGCACGAAGCCGAGCGTCGCGGGGACAAGGTCGAGAAGCTGGACATTCTGGCGGTGTTCTCAACGCCGGCCACAGCCCGGTCCCGGGTCTATGAGATCGA
This window encodes:
- a CDS encoding peptidase M3, encoding MQRRSFLAASAALAATSALPKGALAATIPMTQPWTGPFGGVPAFDKVKVSDFVPALKQAMAAELAEISAIAGNKAKPTFENTIVALEKSGQTSLRVGTFYGIWSSTLSTPEVQQVETTVEPLLAAHYDKIVQNPELFARINAIYAARASLTPEQQRLVWVYWNRFTRAGANLSTKDKARVAEINQELAGYFTTFSQNLLADETDYVLFLTSESDLAGLPADVKAAMASAAEQRGKKGQWAVLNTRSSMDPFLTYSDKRDLREKVWRTYYSRGDNNDAKDNNGVIRKILKLRAERAKLLGFPTHAHWRVADAMAKTPENTMDLMMRVWPSAIARVREEVAEMQAIADSEKAGVKIAPWDYRYYAEKVRTAKYDLDMNEVKEYLQLDKLREGMHWAAGQLYGLTFHPVTGLPVAHPDIKIWEVRSADGKHRGLWYFDPYARSGKRSGAWMNAYREQSTFNGVVTTIVSNNSNFVEAAPGEPVLVSWDDATTMFHEFGHALHGLNSSVVYPTLSGTNVSRDYVEFPSQVNEKWLATPEVLNQFALHYKTGKAIPKDLVAKIEKAHTFRKGFEVTEFLASALIDMKLHLAGDADIDPRAFEKDELAKLGMPSELPMRHRTPQFQHIFASDSYSAGYYSYLWSEVLDHDAFEAFTEAGGPYDKAVAKRLHDKIMSRGNTVDPADQYRAFRGRDPDVKAYLRDKGFPTS
- a CDS encoding glutamate racemase, coding for MAIGVFDSGIGGLTVHRKLVDRLPQADLIYLADQANTPYGGKDGEAIVDLTRAGCERLFSAGCDLVVLACNTASAIALRRLQQTWLPGYRRELDRPVNVLGIIVPTIEAATGMPWEHEAERRGDKVEKLDILAVFSTPATARSRVYEIEIDKRRQDVAVFVEPCPTLASLIENGAGAVELATAVEAHVKSVSARIGRAPDRAILGCTHYEIVADMFRAALKPGTPLIHQPQATADALVDYLAKHPQYYVGSSGRRLFLTTGKPGAQHMLAETFWGGPLTFEQA